One Drosophila subobscura isolate 14011-0131.10 chromosome U, UCBerk_Dsub_1.0, whole genome shotgun sequence DNA window includes the following coding sequences:
- the LOC117900998 gene encoding uncharacterized protein LOC117900998 — protein MATMDDHFNRVLRKNPTIQDDLRGIFKNSECDSPERSITLSQIRAAYGERTGNEFPIKGGTRTQMCFILTVPYICCFTSRIGTLRFYTIDINQER, from the exons ATGGCGACAATGGATGATCATTTCAATCGAGTGCTGAGGAAAAATCCCACCATCCAAGATGACCTGCGTGGCATTTTCAAGAACTCTGAATGTGACTCTCCAGAGCGGTCAATCACACTCTCGCAGATACGTG CTGCTTATGGCGAGAGAACCGGCAATGAATTTCCCATCAAGGGTGGCACGCGCACGCAAATGTGTTTCATTTTGACAGTGCCGTATATCTGCTGTTTTACCAGTCGAATTGGCACATTGCGATTCTACACAATTGACATTAACCAGGAGAGATAG
- the LOC117900996 gene encoding small ubiquitin-related modifier-like, whose protein sequence is MTQKKNTKFVERILIKVEAVHHCFNHCNVVRGFVMKRNSNFKQLKAVTAKEIGIRGYYLRYLYNGRFFNETETPQSMGMEDGDTINIFFIMGGPPKEAMAVEQLFENFLLRQNVPGAQWQIQ, encoded by the exons atgacgcaaaaaaagaatacgaAATTCGTCGAAAGAATCCTAATAAAAGTGGAGGCGGTTCACCATTGTTTTAACCATTGTAATGTAGTACGCGGATTCGTTATGAAAAGAAACTCCAATTTTAAGCAACTGAAAGCTGTAACTGCAAAAGAAATTGGCATCCGAGGCTATTATTTACGATATCTATACAACGGACGATTCTTCAACGAAACGGAGACACCACAGTCCATGGGTATGGAGGATGGCGACACCATCAACATATTTTTCATAATGGGAGGTCCACCGAAAGAAGCCATGGCCGTGGAACAACTTTTTG AAAATTTCCTGCTGCGCCAGAATGTGCCTGGAGCACAATG GCAGATTCAATAA